A window of Daphnia pulicaria isolate SC F1-1A chromosome 4, SC_F0-13Bv2, whole genome shotgun sequence genomic DNA:
tagcCAAGATCtgacatttcacaaatttagaACAGGTTTAAGCTCTCACAATCATTGCATTTGTATTCTTAGTCTTAGGCCTACTTTTATTTACCTGAGAACAGAGTGGAGAGCATGGTGACACCACAAAGTTCACgcgacgaccacatttttgtaattttatttgttctgCTATTTCTCGTGCACAAAGTGTTCGTTTTAACTTTGTAATCTGGAActtattctctttttcgtaACTTGTAAACAAaacgaaagcagacgacactaatctgCTAATTAGCCAAATGATAAAATATCGATAGAAAATTAAATCGACCCTTTCAATCCAAAACGATCAAAGCGGTTGTCTCACCAACGCTCGAACGGATCGtgattgtgtgtgtatctAATCGTCCGTCTCAATAAAAGTAAAGATTTGCACGAAAAAAAACCGCAGATAATTAAACTGTGAAAGACCGAAACATAATCAGACCCTGCAGGAACCCTCTTAGGCTTTCCACAGCTTCTCTCATTCCGTCATTCGTGCGTGAACACAGAACATTGTTATACTTGTAAATAAAATCTCATTCTCTATTCTCTAGCTAGCTGGGTAGCTGCTACCGTTCGCCAtttaattcccttttttattttaataataattaaaaaaaacaaatcttatccagacaaaataaaaaaattcattcaacAAAGTCCGGACGCTGACGATGCaataatgattttatttttaaataaaaaagaaaaatctctcGATTCTTTTTCGTTCTCACCTGGGGGTACATAAACCTTCCCCCCTCCTCTTCTCTTGTCTTGACTGTCTGTCAGGTTGTAATACCTGGCGCCGACCGTCCTGCCGCCACATTTACACAccgaccagcagcagccaccacCTTGTGTCTTTTTGTGATTCTATCCCACCTGGGAGAGAAACTATAGAGACACCcccccatctttttttcttgtcggctctttctctttctgtgtGTGAACAAGATTTTTAACAGTTCATCTTATAGTCGAGTCTCCAAtcgctttttttcattttcttcttttgtttcgaaagaaaaataattaacttaaaagattttttttttgtttttgttttttttagaagaaatgacaaaaaaaagtttggttgTGGACTTTCTCATCTGCGATTGGTTGGCTGAGCAGAGCGCCGGGATTAACGTGCCAGACTGCCGACTGGCGCAACGCCGAGATTCGACGCAATCGGGCGGGGAGGAGTCTGTGCGGCGGCGAACAActtgtgaaattttttttcgtcttctttaaaatcaaaacgCCGATAAGATgcgacatcttttttttttatttttcaatttccttttagaattatttttgttgttgttgggttcCAGgcggtgaattcttttcaaccGCGTGACCTCAACAGTcaaaataaagagaaacaaaaaggccGTCGACAAATCAAAAAGATTTTGTCAGCCGCTCGTCGGCGGCGGgaaatatgaaacaaaaattttttaatcaacaacaacaaaataaaaataaaaaaggaaataacgcCGTCCGATTTTGACGTCTAACAAATTTATCAATTTGACAGGtcgagaaataaaatattaatttcaatataatatttatttaaattctgaatttttgtgtgtgtgtgtatcgacATTATgtacaagaaaaattattattatttttgcagaaaaaattgaatttcaatcgTCTTCGTCGTCGCTGGGCTGTCGGCCGTTGGCCACGCCCGATCGCTTCCTATTCCGGCGGAGGAGTTGACCTTCTGTCATTAGAGTGCGGGTGCAACGGTCGACGCACTCGGCTAATTGGCGACGGccagtggttgttgttgccgttgttgttgttgtctgatgGTCCTTTTCCTCGTCTCTTGTTATTTGAGCGCTGGATTCTTGCGTCGAGTCTTCATCGCCGGCCAATTGGCCCAGGGCGGCGATGTAGGCGGACGCCACCCGCAAAATGGACAATTTCGAAAGGCGTTGGCCGTGCGAAAATGAAGGGACGGCCCGCCGCAGGGCCTCGAACGCCGAGCTGATGGTGTGCACCCGGGTCCGCTCGCGGGCATTGGCCTGCATCCGCCTCTCTCGCGTCATGTTCTTGTAATTCCTGTGACTTGCACTGCCGGCCATCGAGGCTCCTCCAGACGCAGCCGACGGCTGGAAACCGTCCGGCCCGTCCCTGAATGCCGACGACGAGCTCCTCCAGtgcatctcttcttcttccatctcctcttcttcctccgaTTCCGCATGGCGGAATCTTTCTTCCGGCCGGATTTTTTCCGCCGGCGCCGGTTTTTCACGGCTCAACAGCGTCTCGACGCTGAGGAAAAGCGGAAGAACCGGAGGCTTGACGGTGACGACGACGTCAGCCGTTTTGCTGGAGGATTTGCGGTCGTATCCGGAATCGCTCGGATGTTTTCTCGACTCTTTGGATGTTTGGCTAGTCCTTCCGGCTGGATGGATGGCCGATTTTTTGTTGGTCTTCTTGCCGATCGTCAATGACGTCGccgatggagaagaagattcgcCGGAAGCGTTTGGTATTTTCTTGTGATTGAAATCCGGCGGAGGCAGCGGCGGCTGCCCAATGTGACGGGGAGACTGGGATCCGCCAACCGGAATCAGCGGAGGAAGTGGTCCAAGTATTGAAGGCGGAGGCGGTGGCGGGGTGACGGATCGAGCGCAGATGGGCGAGAGCGGCGGAAGAGTTTTGCCGATTCCGCCGGATGGCGGGGTCGAGAAAAACGCCGCCGGCCTTTGATGATGAAAAATCGGATGAGGTAACAAATGGCCGTAagacaaattgaaaatggaggcagtcgccgccgccgcagaGGCCGGCGACGACGGATGCAGGAACGGATGCGGAGGTAAATTGTAGTTGTGGCCCTGATGttgatgatgttgttgttgttgttgctggagcAGGTGAGGGTAGTGGTAATGAAGTGCCGACGTCATGAGGTGGTGGGCGGCCGAAGATTCGGCCGCCGGGTGAACGTGCGGAAACGGCCAATTGTTGGGTCTCATCCAATGATGGAACAGCCGGTTCCTCTCAGCTTCCAGGAGTAGCAATTCGTGCGgatgctgatgctgctgctggccggctAATTTGAGAACATTTTGATGTTGAGCAGATGCCGGATGATAAAAATGTGTCAAAGgtggcggctgctgctgctgctggcccgccATTAGCCGCATTCTCTTCTCATCCGGCTGTTCGGAATCCATCCAGTTCGACATTTTATTGGGTGGGTaggtgctgctgccgctgctgggcCGTTTTAACGAGGACGAGTGCAGAGGAGAGGCCAAAACGGCGTTGGGTCGTAAAATGATTTGAGGCTTGCGGTGATGAATCCGCATGGGTGTCGATCGGATTTCGACGCTGTCCTCACTGCATTCCGTCTTGGGCGACAGCTCCTCGTCGAGTGCGCCGGCCCGCTCCCGTCGTCCAGACGCCGCCAGTCTCAGCAGGTCATCCGATCTCCTCAATCTCAATTCCAGTggcattttctatttaaaggaataaaaatgggggagaaagaaaatgtcaaaCAGTTGCCCAATATTCACACAAACCGCCCAGCAGAGACgatagacaaaaaaatgggtgTGGCCAAATTGATTGGATGGACCAGCTGGACTAGAAAAACCAACATTTCTGATTCGACAATTGCCCAATCGGAGACGGACAGACATAACAAAGTTGGAGAAGTTTGATCGATAACGTTTTTATCGAGGCTGGAAAAAAGCTAGTCACAATAAAAATCTATTTCCTCACCACGTACCagctattaaaattttttttttcgcctgcTGGCCGATAAGAATCACTGGCCGAGATTGACACGCGCAGAGCAAAAAAAATCCTGGACGGACcagatgttttttaaaaatgtttttatttgattttccgacggaaggaaagaaaaaatagttgtTGGTGTTGGTCAGTTGTTTGCGGACCATATGGCCCGGGCCGTCCTCCCCTGGCACGGGAAGAACAACATTCCTTGGGGGGTTTTCATCAACTGCGAcgtggagagaagaagaagaagacggacgCTATCGCTCTGGACATGTGCCTGGATAAACACATTTTCGGGtgcccatcttcttcttctttttattttctatagtttttcatttcgatgtgtttgtttgtttcccaaCTATAAATACGTGTGTTCCAGCAGCCCAGCTTAAAGTCGACCGGGCAGCACGCCGAAGGACCGATCTCCACGCAACAGATGTTCGAGCTGCACGCAGAGAGAGACCTCTAAACTTATCGAGGGGGAGAGACTAGACTTTCGTTGTTTTGGgcgaaacttttttctttttgttttattgacaCGATCGTCG
This region includes:
- the LOC124336135 gene encoding uncharacterized protein LOC124336135, translated to MLMRRHHHPESPDYYSSLAAASAGVTSPSLSLGIISSSLEKMPLELRLRRSDDLLRLAASGRRERAGALDEELSPKTECSEDSVEIRSTPMRIHHRKPQIILRPNAVLASPLHSSSLKRPSSGSSTYPPNKMSNWMDSEQPDEKRMRLMAGQQQQQPPPLTHFYHPASAQHQNVLKLAGQQQHQHPHELLLLEAERNRLFHHWMRPNNWPFPHVHPAAESSAAHHLMTSALHYHYPHLLQQQQQQHHQHQGHNYNLPPHPFLHPSSPASAAAATASIFNLSYGHLLPHPIFHHQRPAAFFSTPPSGGIGKTLPPLSPICARSVTPPPPPPSILGPLPPLIPVGGSQSPRHIGQPPLPPPDFNHKKIPNASGESSSPSATSLTIGKKTNKKSAIHPAGRTSQTSKESRKHPSDSGYDRKSSSKTADVVVTVKPPVLPLFLSVETLLSREKPAPAEKIRPEERFRHAESEEEEEMEEEEMHWRSSSSAFRDGPDGFQPSAASGGASMAGSASHRNYKNMTRERRMQANARERTRVHTISSAFEALRRAVPSFSHGQRLSKLSILRVASAYIAALGQLAGDEDSTQESSAQITRDEEKDHQTTTTTATTTTGRRQLAECVDRCTRTLMTEGQLLRRNRKRSGVANGRQPSDDEDD